A genomic window from Corvus moneduloides isolate bCorMon1 chromosome 11, bCorMon1.pri, whole genome shotgun sequence includes:
- the TNNC1 gene encoding troponin C, slow skeletal and cardiac muscles: MDDIYKAAVEQLTEEQKSEFKAAFDIFVLGAEDGCISTKELGKVMRMLGQNPTPEELQEMIDEVDEDGSGTVDFDEFLVMMVRCMKDDSKGKTEEELSDLFRMFDKNADGYIDLEELKIMLQATGETITEDDIEELMKDGDKNNDGRIDYDEFLEFMKGVE, translated from the exons ATGGACGACATTTACAAGGCAGCG GTTGAGCAGCTGACAGAAGAGCAAAAAAGTG AGTTCAAGGCTGCCTTTGACATCTTCGTGCTGGGGGCAGAGGATGGATGCATCAGCACcaaggagctggggaaggtgaTGAGGATGCTGGGGCAGAACCCCacccctgaggagctgcaggagatgaTAGACGAGGTGGATGAGGACG GCAGCGGCACTGTGGACTTTGATGAATTCCTGGTTATGATGGTCCGGTGTATGAAAGatgacagcaaaggaaaaaccGAAGAGGAACTCTCAGACCTCTTCAGGATGTTTGATAA AAATGCCGATGGCTACATCGACCTCGAGGAGCTGAAGATTATGCTGCAGGCAACAGGAGAGACCATCACCGAGGATGACATAGAAGAACTGATGAAAGATGGGGATAAAAACAATGATGGCAGGATTGACTATGATG AGTTCCTGGAGTTTATGAAGGGGGTTGAATAA
- the NISCH gene encoding nischarin isoform X2: MEAAAGGEDGEEPPREARVLGSELVETYTVYIIQVSVGNHQWTVKHRYSDFHDLHEKLVSEKKIDKNLLPPKKIIGKNSKSLVEKRQKELEIYLQTLLLKFPVTAPKVLSHFLHFHLYEINGITAALAEELFHKGEQLLMAGEVFTIRPLQLYAVTQQLLQGKPTCANGDAKTDLGHILDFTCRLKYLKVTGTGGPFGTSNIQEHLLPFDLSIFKSLHQIEISHCGGKLIKGLTSSKHALATLSVRFSATSMKEILVPEASEFDQWEPEDALDNSSCPVTAIIPTWRTLTTLDMSHNSISEIDDSVKLIPKIEFLDLSHNGVSLVENLQHLYNLVHLDLSYNKLTSLEGVHTKLGNIKTLNLAGNQLERLCGLNKLYSLVNLDLSNNKIEQIEEVKNIGSLPCLEKVVLSSNPLSIIPDYRTKVLAQFGDRASEVCLDNIVTTEKELDTVEVLKAIQKAKEVKYKLSNSDKKK; the protein is encoded by the exons AtggaggcggcggcgggaggcgaGGACGGCGAGGAGCCCCCGCGGGAGGCCCGAGTCCTGGGCTCCGAGCTGGTGGAGACATACACG gtATACATTATTCAGGTTAGTGTTGGCAATCATCAGTGGACAGTCAAACATCGTTACAGTGATTTCCATGATCTGCATGAAAAG cttgtttcagaaaagaaaatagataaaaatcTGTTACCACCAAAGAAGATCAttggaaaaaattccaaaagcctggtggaaaaaagacaaaaggaacTGGAGATCTACCTGCAAACTCTGCTGCTCAAGTTCCCTGTTACTGCACCAAAAGTTTTGTCACACTTTCTACACTTTCATTTATAT GAGATCAATGGGATCACTGCTGCATTGGCTGAAGAGCTCTTTCACAAAG gagagcagctcttAATGGCTGGAGAAGTCTTCACCATCAGGCCCCTGCAGCTGTACGCTGtcactcagcagctgctgcagggcaaaCCTACCTGTGCTAATGGAGATGCCAAAACAGATCTAGGGCATATTCTGGATTTCACTTGCAGACTCAAATATCTAAAG GTCACTGGAACAGGGGGACCTTTTGGAACCAGTAACATACAGGAGCATCTCTTGCCTTTTGATCTGTCTATTTTCAAATCGCTTCATCAAATAGAG atcaGTCATTGTGGGGGAAAGCTTATCAAAGGGCTGACTTCATCAAAACATGCTCTGGCCACACTGAGTGTTCGATTTTCAGCAACATCAATGAAG GAGATCCTGGTGCCTGAGGCCTCTGAGTTTGATCAGTGGGAGCCAGAGGATGCACTGGACAACTCAAGTTGTCCAGTGACAGCAATTATCCCAACCTGGAGAACTTTAACAACTTTGGATATGAGTCACAATAGTATCTCTGAAATTGATGATTCAGtg aAATTAATTCCAAAGATTGAGTTCCTGGATTTGAGTCACAATGGGGTGTCTCTGGTAGAAAATTTACAG CATCTGTACAACCTTGTTCACCTGGACTTATCCTACAACAAACTTACATCACTAGAAGGTGTTCACACAAAACTGGGAAACATCAAAACTCTGAATTTAGCAGGAAATCAGCTGGAAAGGCTGTGTGGTCTTAACAAACTGTACTCATTAGTCAACTTGGATCTGAGCAACAACAAAATAGAACAG AttgaagaagtaaaaaatattgGCAGCCTGCCATGCTTAGAAAAGGTGGTGTTGTCCAGCAATCCATTGAGCATCATCCCTGATTACCGGACCAAAGTACTTGCTCAGTTTGGAGACAGGGCCTCAGAG gtttgtttGGATAACATTGTTACCACAGAAAAGGAACTAGACACGGTGGAAGTGCTAAAAGCTATTCAAAAAGCAAAGGAGGTGAAATACAAACTGAGCAACTCTGATAAAAAG